A single region of the Oncorhynchus keta strain PuntledgeMale-10-30-2019 chromosome 37, Oket_V2, whole genome shotgun sequence genome encodes:
- the LOC118370041 gene encoding eukaryotic translation initiation factor 6-like isoform X1, with translation MSNRSGKFSTVNFNMAVRASFEKNNEIGCFAKLTNTYCLVAIGGSENFYSVFEGELSETIPVVHASIAGCRIIGRMCVGNRHGLLVPNNTTDQELQHIRNCLPDTVKIQRVEERLSALGNVIACNDYVALVHPDLDRETEEILADSLKVEVFRQTVAEQVLVGSYCAFSNQGGLVHPKTSIEDQDELSSLLQVPLVAGTVNRGSEVIAAGMVVNDWCAFTGLDTTSTELSVIESVFRLSEAQPSAIATTMRDSLIDSLA, from the exons ATGTCAAACAGATCTG GAAAGTTCTCAACTGTGAACTTCAACATGGCTGTCAGGGCATCTTTCGAGAAGAACAACGAAATAGGCTGCTTCGCCAAATTAACAAACACATATTGCCTAGTTGCAATTGGTGGGTCAGAGAATTTCTATAG TGTCTTTGAAGGCGAGTTGTCAGAAACCATCCCAGTTGTACATGCCTCAATAGCAGGATGTCGGATAATTGGAAGAATGTGTGTGG GGAATCGTCATGGACTCCTGGTGCCCAACAACACTACTGACCAGGAGCTGCAACACATTAGAAATTGTCTTCCAGACACGGTGAAGATCCAGAGGGTTGAGGAGCGGCTCTCAGCACTGGGGAATGTCATAGCCTGTAATGACTATGTGGCCCTGGTGCATCCTGATCTGGACAGG GAGactgaggagatcctggcggaCAGTCTGAAGGTTGAGGTGTTCCGTCAGACAGTAGCAGAGCAAGTTCTAGTGGGGAGCTACTGTGCCTTCAGCAATCAGGGGGGACTGGTACACCCCAAAACCTCCATAGAAGACCAGGATGAGCTCTCCTCCCTACTCCAAGTGCCTCTTGTG GCTGGAACAGTGAACCGTGGTAGCGAGGTCATCGCTGCAGGGATGGTGGTAAATGACTGGTGTGCCTTCACTGGGCTGGACACCACCAGCACAGAGCTGTCTGTCATCGAGAGTGTGTTCAGACTGAGCGAGGCGCAGCCCAGTGCAATCGCTACCACGATGAGAGACTCTCTAATTGACAG
- the LOC118370041 gene encoding eukaryotic translation initiation factor 6-like isoform X2: protein MAVRASFEKNNEIGCFAKLTNTYCLVAIGGSENFYSVFEGELSETIPVVHASIAGCRIIGRMCVGNRHGLLVPNNTTDQELQHIRNCLPDTVKIQRVEERLSALGNVIACNDYVALVHPDLDRETEEILADSLKVEVFRQTVAEQVLVGSYCAFSNQGGLVHPKTSIEDQDELSSLLQVPLVAGTVNRGSEVIAAGMVVNDWCAFTGLDTTSTELSVIESVFRLSEAQPSAIATTMRDSLIDSLA, encoded by the exons ATGGCTGTCAGGGCATCTTTCGAGAAGAACAACGAAATAGGCTGCTTCGCCAAATTAACAAACACATATTGCCTAGTTGCAATTGGTGGGTCAGAGAATTTCTATAG TGTCTTTGAAGGCGAGTTGTCAGAAACCATCCCAGTTGTACATGCCTCAATAGCAGGATGTCGGATAATTGGAAGAATGTGTGTGG GGAATCGTCATGGACTCCTGGTGCCCAACAACACTACTGACCAGGAGCTGCAACACATTAGAAATTGTCTTCCAGACACGGTGAAGATCCAGAGGGTTGAGGAGCGGCTCTCAGCACTGGGGAATGTCATAGCCTGTAATGACTATGTGGCCCTGGTGCATCCTGATCTGGACAGG GAGactgaggagatcctggcggaCAGTCTGAAGGTTGAGGTGTTCCGTCAGACAGTAGCAGAGCAAGTTCTAGTGGGGAGCTACTGTGCCTTCAGCAATCAGGGGGGACTGGTACACCCCAAAACCTCCATAGAAGACCAGGATGAGCTCTCCTCCCTACTCCAAGTGCCTCTTGTG GCTGGAACAGTGAACCGTGGTAGCGAGGTCATCGCTGCAGGGATGGTGGTAAATGACTGGTGTGCCTTCACTGGGCTGGACACCACCAGCACAGAGCTGTCTGTCATCGAGAGTGTGTTCAGACTGAGCGAGGCGCAGCCCAGTGCAATCGCTACCACGATGAGAGACTCTCTAATTGACAG